In the genome of Raphanus sativus cultivar WK10039 chromosome 4, ASM80110v3, whole genome shotgun sequence, one region contains:
- the LOC108848319 gene encoding ABC transporter G family member 21, producing the protein MMPPNEQESSFPKTPSISQSVTNPVQETRFSSPSHVIPCHDDHYDGPSHQSRQSSVLRQSLRPIILKFEELTYSIKSQTGKRSYWIGTQEPKPNRFVLNGVSGIVKPGELLAMLGPSGSGKTTLVTALAGRLHGKLSGTVTYNGEQFTSSVKRKTGFVTQEDVLYPHLTVMETLTYTALLRLPKELTRKEKIEQAETVVSDLGLTRCSNSVIGGGLVRGISGGERKRVSIGQEMLVNPSLLLLDEPTSGLDSTTAARIVATLRTLARGGRTVVTTIHQPSSRLYRMFDKVLVLSEGSPIYSGDSGRVIEYFGSIGFQPGSSFINPADFVLDLANGITSDTKQYDQIDINGRLDRLEEQNSVKQSLILSYKKILYPPLKEDVSRTYPQDQTFNGSRAKSLTNRWPTSWWMQFSVLLKRGLKERSHESFSGLRIFMVMSVSLLSGLLWWHSRVAHIQDQVGLLFFFSIFWGFFPLFNAIFTFPQERPMLIKERSSGIYRLSSYYLARIVGDLPMELILPTIFVTITYWMGGLKPSLTTFLLTLMIVLYNVLVAQGVGLALGAILMDAKKAATLSSVLMLVFLLAGGYYIQHIPGFIAWLKYISFSHYCYKLLVGVQYTWDEVYECGPGLHCSVMDYEGIKNLGIGNMIWDVLALALMLFLYRVLAYLALRNL; encoded by the exons ATGATGCCTCCTAATGAACAAGAATCTAGCTTTCCAAAAACACCGAGTATTAGCCAAAGCGTAACAAATCCGGTTCAAGAAACCCGGTTTAGCTCTCCAAGTCATGTAATCCCATGCCATGACGACCACTACGACGGTCCGAGTCACCAATCAAGGCAATCTTCCGTTCTACGCCAATCTTTACGTCCTATAATTCTCAAG TTTGAGGAGCTGACGTACAGTATTAAATCTCAAACCGGGAAAAGAAGCTACTGGATTGGTACTCAAGAACCTAAACCGAACCGGTTCGTTCTCAACGGTGTAAGCGGAATAGTAAAGCCAGGTGAGCTACTAGCAATGCTTGGTCCATCAGGTAGTGGCAAAACAACGCTAGTAACGGCGTTAGCCGGACGTTTACACGGTAAGCTCTCAGGAACTGTTACCTATAACGGAGAACAGTTTACAAGCTCCGTGAAACGTAAAACGGGATTCGTTACGCAAGAAGACGTTCTCTACCCACACTTAACGGTGATGGAGACGCTAACGTACACAGCCTTGCTCCGTTTACCCAAAGAACTGACCCGCAAAGAAAAAATCGAGCAGGCGGAGACTGTTGTTTCGGATCTCGGGTTGACCCGGTGTAGTAACAGCGTGATCGGAGGCGGGTTGGTCCGAGGGATATCGGGTGGGGAGAGAAAACGGGTAAGTATCGGACAAGAAATGCTCGTGAACCCGAGTTTGTTGCTCCTCGATGAGCCAACTTCGGGGCTTGATTCCACGACGGCGGCGCGTATAGTCGCCACGTTGAGAACTTTGGCGCGTGGTGGTCGGACGGTGGTGACGACGATTCATCAGCCGTCGAGTAGGCTTTATAGGATGTTCGACAAAGTGTTGGTCTTGTCTGAAGGAAGTCCGATTTATAGTGGAGATTCGGGTCGGGTCATTGAGTATTTTGGTTCGATTGGGTTTCAACCCGGATCCAGTTTCATAAACCCGGCTGACTTCGTGCTTGATCTTGCTAACG GAATTACTTCGGATACAAAGCAATATGACCAAATCGACATAAATGGGAGATTAGATCGGCTTGAAGAACAAAACTCAGTAAAACAGTCGTTAATATTGTCTTACAAAAAGATCTTGTATCCACCTTTGAAAGAAGATGTTTCTAGAACATATCCACAAGATCAAACATTCAATGGATCGAGAGCAAAGTCTTTAACAA ATCGATGGCCAACGAGTTGGTGGATGCAGTTCTCAGTTTTACTGAAGCGAGGTTTGAAGGAGAGAAGTCATGAATCATTTTCAGGACTTAGAATATTTATGGTCATGTCGGTTTCTTTACTTTCTGGCCTCTTATGGTGGCATTCTCGTGTTGCTCATATACAAGATCAG GTGGGTCTATTGTTCTTTTTCTCGATATTCTGGGGATTTTTTCCTCTCTTCAACGCCATATTTACATTCCCTCAAGAACGGCCAATGCTCATAAAAGAGCGATCCTCAGGAATCTACAGACTCTCCTCCTACTACTTAGCAAGAATAGTTGGCGATTTACCAATGGAACTCATTCTTCCAACAATCTTTGTAACGATTACATATTGGATGGGAGGTCTCAAGCCATCTTTAACCACATTTCTCTTGACCCTTATGATTGTTCTCTACAATGTTCTAGTGGCTCAAGGCGTAGGGCTAGCCTTAGGAGCAATCTTGATGGATGCGAAAAAAGCAGCAACATTATCTTCGGTGTTAATGCTAGTGTTCTTACTAGCCGGAGGTTACTATATCCAGCATATACCGGGGTTCATCGCATGGttgaaatatatttcttttagccATTATTGCTATAAGCTTCTTGTTGGAGTTCAATACACATGGGATGAGGTTTATGAATGTGGACCAGGGTTGCATTGTAGTGTTATGGATTATGAAGGGATTAAGAATTTGGGGATTGGGAATATGATATGGGATGTTTTGGCTCTTGCCCTTATGCTGTTTCTTTATAGAGTTCTTGCTTACCTAGCTCTAAGGAACTTGTGA